In the Artemia franciscana unplaced genomic scaffold, ASM3288406v1 PGA_scaffold_37, whole genome shotgun sequence genome, one interval contains:
- the LOC136041764 gene encoding uncharacterized protein LOC136041764, with translation MGGKAPGKQLAIKAARKSALATGIRRYQKSTELLIMKLPFQRLVREISHDFKTDLRFQNSVMALQEASEAYLAGLFEDTNLWAIHAKRVTIMPKDIQLAQRTCGERA, from the coding sequence ATGGGTGGAAAGGCACCTGGAAAGCAGCTTGCGATCAAGGCAGCACGTAAGTCGGCTCTTGCTACCGGAATTCGTCGCTATCAAAAGAGTACCGAACTCTTAATAATGAAATTGCCCTTTCAGAGACTTGTGCGAGAGATTTCCCACGATTTTAAAACTGACTTGAGGTTCCAGAATTCGGTGATGGCCTTACAAGAAGCCAGCGAGGCGTATTTAGCTGGACTTTTTGAGGATACTAACTTGTGGGCCATTCACGCCAAAAGGGTGACCATCATGCCAAAAGATATTCAACTTGCCCAACGTACCTGTGGCGAAAGAGCTTAA
- the LOC136041765 gene encoding histone H3-like: MARTKQTARKSTGGKAPRKQLATNAASKSAPSAGGVKKPHRYRPGTIALREIRRYQKSTKLLIGKLPFQRLVREIAQDFQTDLRSKNSAVKALQEASEVYLFGLSEDTNLCAFNAKTVTIMPKYIQLARRIRGERA; this comes from the coding sequence ATGGCTAGGACAAAACAAACTGCAAGAAAATCAACGGGTGGAAAAGCACCTAGAAAGCAGCTTGCGACCAATGCAGCAAGTAAGTCGGCTCCTTCTGCCGGAGGGGTGaaaaaaccacacagatacaggccCGGAACCATAGCCCTGAGAGAAATTCGTCGCTATCAAAAGAGTACCAAACTCTTAATAGGGAAATTGCCCTTTCAGAGACTTGTGCGAGAGATTGCCCAGGATTTCCAAACTGACTTGAGGTCCAAGAATTCGGCTGTGAAGGCCTTACAAGAAGCCAGCGAGGTGTATTTATTTGGTCTTTCTGAGGATACCAACTTGTGTGCATTTAACGCCAAAACAGTGACCATCATGCCGAAATATATTCAACTTGCCCGTCGTATCCGTGGTGAGAGAGCTTAA